One Hyphomicrobiales bacterium genomic window carries:
- a CDS encoding aminotransferase class V-fold PLP-dependent enzyme, with product MNKPFSAVDPDGLLEYSVVFTDRSLNHMSQAFQGVMRDIYAILNEAYNADAAVVVPGGGSFAMEAVARQFATDKKVMVIRNGWFSFRWTQIFEAGDIPASAEVLKAQRLADEHQSPFAPMEIDEVVARIKAEKPAVVFAPHVETSSGVILSDDYMKQLSDAAHEVGALFVLDCIASGAIWVDMKEIGVDVLISAPQKGWSSSPSAGLVMMNERALEILPNTKSTSFAVDLAKWHQIMQAYINGGHAYHSTMPTDALRGFRDTMVETRDIGFDVLKERQFELGRRVRALLADNGFKSVAASGFEAPGVVVSYTEDDGIQNGSKFAANGMQTAAGVPLQCDEPDDFKTFRLGLFGLDKLADVDRTVNRLRDVLGLVV from the coding sequence ATGAACAAGCCTTTTAGTGCTGTCGATCCCGACGGACTTCTTGAGTATTCCGTCGTCTTTACTGACCGATCCCTCAACCATATGTCGCAGGCGTTCCAAGGTGTTATGCGCGACATTTATGCGATTTTAAACGAAGCCTATAATGCAGATGCAGCCGTCGTCGTCCCAGGGGGGGGTAGCTTTGCAATGGAGGCTGTGGCTCGCCAATTTGCGACCGACAAAAAAGTTATGGTGATACGTAATGGTTGGTTTTCTTTTCGTTGGACGCAAATTTTTGAAGCAGGTGATATCCCAGCTTCTGCTGAAGTTCTAAAGGCTCAGCGTTTGGCCGATGAACACCAATCGCCTTTCGCTCCAATGGAAATTGACGAGGTAGTTGCCCGCATCAAGGCAGAAAAGCCAGCGGTTGTTTTTGCGCCGCATGTTGAGACATCATCCGGTGTCATCCTTTCAGATGATTATATGAAACAATTATCAGACGCAGCTCACGAAGTTGGTGCACTGTTTGTCCTTGATTGTATCGCATCAGGCGCCATCTGGGTTGATATGAAAGAGATCGGCGTGGATGTGTTGATTAGCGCACCACAAAAGGGCTGGAGCTCTTCACCATCTGCTGGTCTTGTGATGATGAATGAGCGGGCGCTTGAGATTTTGCCAAACACAAAAAGCACAAGCTTTGCTGTTGATCTCGCGAAATGGCACCAGATCATGCAAGCCTATATCAATGGCGGCCATGCTTATCACAGCACTATGCCAACGGATGCACTACGCGGCTTTCGTGACACGATGGTTGAAACCCGTGACATTGGTTTTGACGTTCTTAAAGAACGCCAATTCGAGTTGGGCCGTCGTGTGCGGGCACTGCTTGCGGACAACGGTTTTAAAAGCGTTGCGGCTTCTGGTTTTGAGGCACCCGGTGTGGTGGTGAGTTATACAGAAGATGACGGCATCCAAAACGGTAGTAAATTTGCAGCCAACGGCATGCAGACGGCTGCTGGCGTGCCTTTGCAGTGTGATGAACCTGATGATTTTAAAACGTTCCGCCTCGGGTTGTTTGGCCTTGATAAGCTTGCTGATGTCGATCGCACCGTGAATCGTTTGCGTGATGTGTTGGGCCTTGTTGTTTAA
- a CDS encoding gluconate 2-dehydrogenase subunit 3 family protein, which yields MTTIYKNQRGESGEGLSRRDVLTRGSTLGIGAALIVSGGAVLSADRAWGLETKALKPETMATLIEMARDVYPHDRLQDKYYAIAVKGHDEKAATDAAHKDMIEAGIADLDKRAGGSYRGLGWEADRVAILREIEESGFFQAVRGGLVVALYNQKEIWPLFGYEGESYSKGGYLGRGFDDIEWL from the coding sequence ATGACAACGATTTATAAAAACCAACGAGGAGAATCTGGGGAGGGCTTATCGCGGCGCGATGTTCTCACCCGTGGTTCGACGCTTGGTATTGGTGCCGCTCTTATTGTAAGTGGCGGAGCTGTGTTGAGCGCTGATCGTGCTTGGGGACTTGAGACAAAAGCCTTGAAGCCTGAGACGATGGCAACTCTCATTGAGATGGCACGTGATGTTTACCCGCATGATCGCCTTCAAGACAAATATTACGCGATTGCCGTTAAAGGCCATGACGAAAAGGCGGCAACGGATGCAGCCCATAAAGACATGATCGAAGCAGGTATTGCTGATCTCGATAAACGAGCTGGCGGTTCTTATCGCGGCCTTGGTTGGGAAGCTGACCGTGTCGCCATTCTTCGTGAAATTGAAGAGAGCGGTTTCTTTCAAGCGGTAAGAGGCGGCCTTGTGGTGGCGCTTTATAACCAGAAAGAGATTTGGCCCCTGTTTGGATATGAAGGCGAGAGCTATTCCAAGGGTGGTTATTTAGGACGCGGTTTTGACGACATTGAGTGGCTATAG
- a CDS encoding rhodanese-related sulfurtransferase has translation MTQFIVAALYKFTSLPDFEIHQQPLQAVCDAYDVMGTVLLASEGINGTISGSREGLDAVLGHIKTKIPGCADLDHKESWADDKPFYRMKVRLKREIVTMGVEGVDPNQAVGQYVDPQDWNDVISDPDVIVIDTRNDYEVSIGTFKGAVDPETTSFREFPTWVRENPELAKTKKVAMFCTGGIRCEKASSFMLNEGFDTVYHLKGGILKYLEHVPEEKSLWEGECFVFDQRVSVRHGLEVGDYDMCHACRHPIDEEAKASEFYIAGVACPRCHDEQSDEQKRRFADRQKQIELAQLRGEEHLGQKKTGR, from the coding sequence ATGACCCAATTTATCGTTGCCGCCCTTTATAAATTCACGTCGCTCCCCGACTTTGAAATCCATCAACAGCCGTTGCAAGCTGTGTGTGATGCGTATGATGTAATGGGCACTGTGCTCTTGGCATCAGAAGGCATTAACGGCACGATCTCAGGTTCACGCGAGGGGCTTGATGCGGTGCTTGGGCATATCAAAACCAAGATACCCGGTTGCGCTGATCTCGATCACAAAGAGAGCTGGGCAGATGACAAACCGTTTTACCGCATGAAGGTGCGATTGAAGCGGGAAATTGTCACCATGGGTGTTGAGGGTGTCGATCCCAATCAAGCGGTCGGCCAATATGTCGACCCGCAAGATTGGAACGATGTTATTTCAGATCCTGATGTGATCGTCATCGATACGCGCAACGATTATGAGGTTTCAATCGGAACCTTCAAAGGGGCTGTTGACCCTGAGACGACATCGTTTCGTGAGTTCCCAACGTGGGTGCGCGAAAATCCTGAGCTTGCGAAAACCAAAAAAGTCGCCATGTTTTGCACCGGCGGCATTCGCTGCGAAAAAGCATCCTCTTTCATGCTCAATGAAGGCTTTGACACAGTCTACCATCTCAAGGGTGGTATTTTGAAATATCTGGAGCATGTGCCGGAAGAAAAGAGCCTTTGGGAAGGCGAGTGCTTTGTCTTTGACCAGCGGGTATCAGTGCGCCACGGCTTGGAAGTGGGTGACTATGATATGTGTCATGCCTGCCGTCATCCCATTGATGAAGAGGCGAAAGCATCTGAATTTTATATTGCGGGTGTCGCTTGCCCGCGTTGTCATGATGAACAAAGCGATGAACAAAAACGACGCTTTGCAGATCGCCAAAAACAAATTGAACTTGCTCAATTGCGCGGTGAAGAGCATCTTGGACAAAAGAAAACTGGTCGCTAG
- a CDS encoding glutathione S-transferase, giving the protein MLDATDKPVLYTFRRCPYAMRARMGIYASGIKMEWRELVLRDKPEHMVEISPKATVPVVQTPDGKVIDESFDVMLWALQQNDPHAWLPLSAEMTQRSNELIEECDTTFKHHLDRYKYPNRYEGVDAIESRDAAVEILTKWNGYLAHHANLLAEQASLADYAIFPFVRQFANVKRDWFDGLELPHLQAWLERHLTSKIFADIMIKQNPWKPEDELLIFPQEAKMEKAAG; this is encoded by the coding sequence ATGCTTGATGCCACAGACAAACCCGTCCTCTACACCTTCCGCCGCTGCCCTTATGCGATGCGCGCGCGGATGGGGATTTATGCGTCTGGCATCAAGATGGAATGGCGCGAACTCGTGCTGCGCGATAAGCCAGAGCATATGGTGGAAATTTCACCAAAGGCCACCGTCCCCGTCGTGCAAACTCCTGATGGCAAGGTGATCGATGAGAGCTTCGATGTGATGCTGTGGGCACTTCAACAAAATGACCCACATGCATGGTTGCCGCTAAGTGCTGAAATGACCCAGCGTTCTAATGAGCTGATCGAAGAGTGCGACACAACTTTTAAGCATCATCTTGATCGCTATAAATACCCTAACCGCTATGAGGGTGTTGATGCGATAGAAAGTCGGGATGCTGCTGTCGAGATTTTAACAAAATGGAACGGCTATTTGGCCCACCATGCAAACCTCCTAGCAGAACAAGCCAGCCTTGCTGACTATGCAATATTTCCCTTCGTCCGCCAATTTGCCAATGTGAAACGTGATTGGTTTGACGGTCTCGAATTGCCACATTTGCAAGCGTGGTTAGAGCGGCATTTAACGTCCAAAATATTTGCCGACATTATGATCAAGCAAAACCCTTGGAAGCCAGAAGATGAGCTTTTGATTTTTCCGCAAGAAGCAAAAATGGAAAAAGCGGCTGGTTAA
- a CDS encoding NAD(P)H-dependent oxidoreductase → MKAHIVLAHPEVKSFNGLLANLTVRSLEQQGYSVTQSDLYQIGFDPCEKAEHFTNRSNDEVFHAQTEQRYNAGEGTLPADVQAEIDNILACDLLVVHFPLWWFGPPAILKGWMDRVFAYGKMYKSLERYDRGICAGKKMIACVTTGASEASCSHNGREGDTMMHLWPVLFPFRYLGFQVYQPEVFYGVGGVSFIEGHDGANSFIDSYEKRWSGTISSLGDRSFVPYNSDTDFDETNRLLKDAPDYSPFVRQTK, encoded by the coding sequence ATGAAAGCCCATATCGTACTCGCGCATCCAGAGGTGAAATCATTCAATGGCCTCTTGGCAAATTTGACTGTTCGAAGTCTTGAGCAACAAGGCTATAGCGTCACCCAATCAGATCTGTACCAGATCGGCTTTGACCCGTGTGAAAAAGCAGAGCATTTCACCAATCGGTCGAATGATGAGGTATTTCACGCCCAAACAGAACAGCGATATAATGCGGGTGAGGGTACATTGCCTGCCGATGTTCAGGCGGAAATTGATAATATTCTGGCCTGCGACCTACTGGTCGTTCATTTCCCGCTTTGGTGGTTTGGTCCTCCCGCCATTTTAAAAGGCTGGATGGACCGCGTTTTTGCTTATGGCAAAATGTACAAGAGCTTAGAGCGTTATGATCGCGGCATCTGTGCGGGTAAGAAAATGATTGCCTGTGTCACCACTGGTGCGAGTGAGGCGTCATGTTCTCACAACGGGCGAGAAGGCGACACCATGATGCATCTATGGCCCGTTCTGTTTCCGTTTCGCTATCTTGGCTTTCAAGTATACCAGCCTGAAGTGTTTTACGGGGTTGGCGGTGTATCTTTCATCGAAGGGCACGATGGGGCCAACTCCTTTATTGATTCTTATGAAAAGCGTTGGAGTGGGACGATTTCTTCGTTGGGTGACCGTTCCTTTGTTCCTTACAATTCTGACACCGACTTTGATGAGACAAATAGGCTGCTAAAAGACGCGCCTGATTACTCTCCATTTGTCCGGCAGACAAAATAA
- a CDS encoding VOC family protein codes for MAKAIHSMIRVLDEARSVEFYDKAFDLKSCGRFDFENFTLNYLRNDEVDFELELTVNKSQTEPYNLGDGYGHIAFCVDDLDAEHARFSELGLEPRKIVEFERDGVLFGRFFFVADPDGYQIEILQRHGRFQ; via the coding sequence TTGGCAAAGGCAATCCATTCGATGATCCGTGTTCTGGATGAAGCGCGATCAGTTGAATTTTATGACAAAGCATTTGATCTAAAGTCTTGCGGGCGCTTTGATTTTGAGAATTTTACGCTGAATTATTTGCGCAATGACGAGGTTGATTTTGAGCTGGAGCTCACCGTCAACAAAAGCCAGACCGAGCCATATAACCTTGGTGACGGCTACGGCCACATCGCCTTTTGCGTTGATGATTTAGACGCTGAACATGCGCGGTTTTCGGAACTTGGATTAGAACCACGCAAAATTGTTGAATTTGAACGCGACGGCGTTTTGTTCGGACGGTTCTTTTTTGTGGCCGATCCTGATGGTTATCAAATCGAGATTTTACAGCGGCACGGAAGATTTCAATAA
- a CDS encoding GMC family oxidoreductase: MAAPYDLNDDNVVVIIGSGAGGGTLGNELAQKGIDTVILEAGSRHEYDEFINDEWDSFGQLAWLDARTTSGSWRVAKDFAGLPAWIVKSVGGSTTHWAGASLRIQEHEFKALTTYGAVEGASLLDWPIGLKDLEPYYAKAEDKMGVTRTNGIPGLPGNNNFKIMKAGADKLGYKECHTGRMAINSQDRDDRTACQQTGFCFQGCKWGAKWSTLYVEIPKGEATGKLEVRANAHVLKIEHDDSGKVTGVLYADKDGNQHRQKARVVAVAGNSIESPRILLNSASSKYPDGLANSSGQVGKNYMRHMTGSVYGLFDKPVNFYRGTTMAGIITDEAGHDPSRGFVGGYEMETLALGLPFMAAFLDPGGWGREFTTALDAYDHMAGMWLVGEDMPQESNAISLNGDVKDAHGLPVANVHFDDHPNDIAMRDHAYQQGAAVYDAVGATRTFPTPPYPSTHNLGTNRMSAKASDGVVNGWGQTHDIKNLFVSDGSQFTTGAAENPTLTIVALAIRQADYIAKEMGSGTL, encoded by the coding sequence ATGGCAGCACCATATGATTTAAACGATGACAACGTTGTCGTCATTATCGGCTCTGGCGCGGGTGGCGGAACACTCGGCAATGAGCTGGCACAAAAGGGTATCGACACAGTAATCCTAGAAGCAGGTAGTCGGCACGAATATGATGAATTCATCAACGACGAGTGGGATAGTTTCGGTCAACTTGCTTGGCTCGATGCACGCACCACATCTGGTTCTTGGCGGGTTGCAAAAGACTTTGCGGGCTTGCCTGCATGGATCGTGAAATCGGTCGGTGGATCAACCACGCACTGGGCTGGCGCATCTTTGCGTATTCAAGAACATGAGTTCAAAGCACTCACGACTTACGGCGCAGTTGAAGGGGCAAGCCTGCTTGATTGGCCAATTGGTCTAAAAGATCTTGAGCCATATTACGCCAAAGCCGAAGACAAAATGGGCGTGACGCGCACCAACGGCATTCCGGGATTGCCGGGTAATAACAACTTCAAAATCATGAAGGCGGGTGCCGATAAGCTTGGCTATAAGGAATGTCACACAGGTCGTATGGCGATTAACAGCCAAGACCGTGATGACCGCACAGCCTGCCAACAAACAGGTTTCTGTTTTCAAGGCTGTAAGTGGGGCGCTAAATGGTCGACGCTTTATGTGGAAATTCCAAAAGGTGAAGCAACAGGCAAACTGGAAGTACGCGCCAATGCGCATGTTCTCAAAATTGAACATGATGACAGTGGCAAGGTAACAGGCGTTCTATATGCAGATAAAGACGGCAATCAACATCGTCAAAAAGCGCGTGTTGTAGCCGTTGCAGGTAACTCAATTGAAAGCCCGCGCATTCTGCTCAACTCAGCCTCTAGCAAGTACCCTGATGGATTGGCGAACTCGTCTGGTCAAGTGGGCAAAAACTATATGCGCCACATGACAGGTTCAGTTTATGGCCTATTTGATAAGCCGGTGAACTTCTATCGCGGTACCACAATGGCTGGCATCATCACCGATGAAGCTGGTCATGACCCATCACGCGGCTTCGTTGGTGGTTATGAGATGGAAACATTGGCGCTTGGTTTGCCATTTATGGCGGCCTTCCTTGACCCAGGTGGTTGGGGCAGAGAGTTCACAACAGCTCTCGATGCCTATGACCATATGGCGGGCATGTGGCTTGTGGGCGAAGATATGCCTCAAGAAAGCAATGCCATCTCGCTTAATGGAGACGTGAAAGACGCGCACGGTCTTCCCGTTGCCAATGTGCATTTTGATGATCACCCAAATGACATTGCCATGCGCGACCATGCTTATCAGCAAGGGGCCGCGGTTTATGATGCTGTTGGGGCAACACGTACCTTCCCAACGCCACCTTATCCTTCAACGCACAATCTCGGTACAAACCGAATGAGTGCGAAGGCGTCAGACGGTGTGGTGAATGGATGGGGCCAGACGCACGACATCAAGAACTTGTTTGTGTCTGATGGTAGCCAGTTCACCACAGGTGCCGCTGAAAACCCGACACTCACGATTGTAGCGCTCGCCATTAGACAGGCAGACTACATCGCAAAAGAAATGGGTTCAGGCACTCTTTAA